A stretch of the Verrucomicrobiales bacterium genome encodes the following:
- a CDS encoding lamin tail domain-containing protein — protein sequence MRCALAVLLFCSVWCPVVTSADPLVISEFMASNQTGLKDEDGEFSDWIELQNITTNAVNTAGWSLSDSAGNLRKWLLPATNIPPRGFLVVFASSKNRALPGRPLHTNFKLDAGAPGEFLGLVKPDGLTVASQYSPAYPAQFPDVSYGLAPSVITLPLIPAGATAKVRVPANEAEGLAWTTRGFDDASWTSGTAAFGYDTGVPDSAEDSAASFVLASDPLAFFRLNESAGSSARNDGNLGAAANGLYSGTAAPGAAGPRGPSFSGFEASNMAFRPGSAGNLRIPANPAFNFGTGPFTVEMWFLTTNPTPRGDLFTYKGAGGDFGIQLSAQAARRISVFHNTYLGNGGTVATNQWQHLVVTRDSSRALRGFLNGVRIINATHNGDLSFGTDLIFGSNHSGDPGSPTTTFNGLMDEIAIYGRAFSTNEVLAHYQGAQTFVPVSFASQITTDLRSQLFGVNASAYFRFPFTAADVGGIDRLKLRVRYDDGFVAYLNGVEVASANAPISNIWNSAATDRHADSLALQLEEFDLNSVRGLLVEGVNVLAIQGLNVAADNSDFFLQPQLEATEIGDLSQQARYFPVPSPGAANSSAAAELGPVISSPSHRPLQPRNEEDLVVTARISPVGTALGPILLSYRVMYGVTNTLPMLDDGLHGDGAAGDGVFGATIPAAASTNGQMVRWFISASDLAGRASRWPLFDDPTGSPEYLGTVVFNTGITSTIPTWEWFTPNETGSRSRNGARGSLFYQGRFYDNVFIRERGGATTLGSQKFDFNRGDEFQLDESYGGIREANLNSNGSDPSFIRPLLAFETFRRVGVPACLSFNVLMRVNNKQDRVAVWVEQVDQRFLERNGLDPEGALYKMVQRGSLDPVFNDSTDGVEKKTRQNESNADLQALVTGIRLNKTADERALYIFDNLNLPAMVNFLAVRSLIMDADDVRKNFYVYRDSNGTKEWSIFPWDKDWSFGVEGDGGQHLHHPFFGDRAHSKDNADQWNVLWTVLFNDPRPREMYLRRLRTLMDDLLQPPGTPSATGFFEQRVRSLSTNLSRPGPIPGNSDVLSYFPTRRNDLFSRYNVAGGGTPQNAVVPFEQPTSADISFGEIESFPASGNQDEEYVQLVNPNGFALDLSGWKVSGGIEFEFHPGTVIGPSETMYLSPNVAAFRARTTGPRGGQGLFVQGNYSRRLSARGESLQLTDRYGRLVAEAQSAVRPTVAQQHLRVTEIMYHPPAPPVNSAFTREDFEYIELTYTGSSPLALAGFQFTRGIQFDFTTSSIPVIPAASVSAPETLLLVKNRAAYESRYGSSARIAGQYEGLLDDSSEVLRLEEATGEVIAEFEYRDEWYPVTDGAGLALAANPAAGGAVTPSLKAYWIPTPIETHRPGTAQDPASPVIPAVFVNELLANPGSAGVDRVELYSPQGADISGWFLTDDLQDPKKYRVPNNTVIPPGGFWTAVEDQFNAGPNRFSFSSAGEEVYLVAANLAGAVLPWAHGYDFGASAPGVSFGRFLASTGDDSFVAQSTTSFGQANAGPQVGPVVVSEVMFHPVDLAGGLDNGVDEFVELSNLSSSAVALFDPAAATNRWEITGDIRFTFPLNTSLAAGKRLLLVNFDPLVSVSVATSFRQRFQVPADVPLYGPYGGRLDNSAGRISLRKPGQAATNGVPMILVDRVDYQDGGVWPAGADGTGASLQRLVESAFGDDASNWIVAAATAGQPLGSGTRPEISQFSAPLITAAAGTEVRLDVVSSGEGPLSYRWRFQGQPLAGATNASLQLTNLQAHRAGIYDVVVYNRNGSRVSPASEVVVENRVRILLSPQTVNTGPGTNVVFRVAALGTGGLRYRWLKDGVELPGNDSPSLLLPAVQMADAGSYSARVSDASGTVVDSSAALLRVLLKPVVVSAPQSVTAVVGENVTLTAGASGQPLPLVYRWRRGTSVFLTTTNNANQASIVLTNVQLSQAGRYSVIVTNLAGASTASAEAVLTVLPDTDADGLPNDWETAYGFAPGGPNESLEDTDQDGMNNRSEWLAGTHPRNASSVLRLRLEPLANGGQQLRFTAASNHSYTLRMRGDLSSASWNTISNVVAGTADRDLAMVDTYPGALTRYYQVVTPSLPDTRLAGPTLVQAPADLRVAPGSSSGFSVLATGQGVLRYQWYFENSLIPGATGSTFPLNAIQPAAAGVYRVTVSDQLGTKSASARLEVAAP from the coding sequence ACGCCAGCTGGACTTCTGGAACCGCTGCTTTCGGATACGACACCGGTGTTCCGGACTCCGCGGAGGATTCCGCTGCCAGCTTCGTTTTGGCGTCGGACCCTCTGGCATTTTTCCGACTCAACGAGAGCGCGGGGTCTTCCGCCCGTAACGACGGAAATCTGGGCGCAGCCGCCAACGGCCTCTACTCCGGGACTGCGGCTCCCGGGGCGGCCGGCCCGCGCGGTCCTTCGTTCAGTGGCTTCGAGGCTTCCAATATGGCGTTTCGTCCGGGAAGTGCGGGCAATTTGCGCATCCCGGCCAACCCAGCTTTCAACTTCGGAACCGGGCCGTTCACGGTCGAGATGTGGTTCCTGACCACCAACCCAACTCCGCGCGGCGACCTCTTTACGTACAAGGGCGCCGGCGGGGATTTTGGAATTCAGCTGTCCGCGCAGGCGGCGCGACGGATCAGCGTGTTCCACAACACGTACCTCGGAAACGGCGGAACGGTCGCGACCAATCAGTGGCAGCATCTGGTGGTGACCCGCGACAGCTCCCGAGCCCTGCGTGGATTCTTGAACGGGGTTCGCATCATCAACGCGACCCACAACGGCGACCTCAGCTTTGGAACGGACCTGATCTTTGGCAGTAATCACAGCGGCGACCCCGGATCGCCTACTACGACCTTCAACGGCCTGATGGACGAGATTGCGATCTATGGACGGGCCTTTTCCACCAACGAAGTCCTGGCTCACTACCAGGGCGCTCAGACTTTTGTTCCCGTTTCGTTCGCCTCCCAGATCACGACTGACCTGCGCAGCCAACTATTCGGTGTCAATGCCTCCGCTTATTTTCGGTTCCCTTTCACGGCCGCGGACGTGGGTGGGATAGATCGTTTGAAGCTGCGCGTGCGTTACGACGACGGCTTCGTCGCCTATCTGAATGGTGTGGAAGTGGCGAGCGCCAACGCGCCCATCAGCAACATCTGGAATTCTGCCGCAACCGATCGGCATGCGGATTCGTTGGCGCTTCAATTGGAGGAATTCGATCTGAACAGTGTTCGCGGCTTGTTGGTGGAAGGGGTCAACGTTCTAGCTATCCAGGGGTTGAACGTGGCTGCCGACAACTCGGATTTCTTTCTGCAGCCTCAATTGGAGGCCACCGAAATCGGCGACCTTTCGCAGCAGGCTCGGTATTTCCCAGTACCCAGCCCCGGAGCGGCGAACAGCAGCGCCGCAGCTGAGCTCGGCCCGGTCATCAGCAGTCCGTCGCATCGACCGCTTCAACCTCGCAACGAGGAAGACCTGGTGGTGACGGCTCGCATCTCACCGGTCGGCACCGCCCTCGGTCCGATACTTCTGAGCTATCGCGTCATGTATGGCGTCACCAACACACTGCCCATGCTGGATGATGGTTTGCACGGTGATGGCGCGGCGGGCGATGGCGTCTTTGGCGCAACAATCCCAGCCGCCGCGTCTACGAACGGTCAGATGGTTCGCTGGTTTATTTCGGCATCGGATCTCGCGGGACGCGCCTCCCGCTGGCCTCTCTTCGATGACCCGACCGGCTCGCCAGAGTATTTGGGCACGGTGGTCTTCAACACGGGGATCACCAGTACCATTCCGACTTGGGAGTGGTTTACCCCGAATGAAACCGGATCCCGGAGCCGCAACGGCGCCCGCGGGTCGCTCTTCTACCAAGGCCGCTTCTACGACAATGTGTTCATTCGGGAGCGTGGCGGCGCGACCACCTTGGGGTCGCAGAAGTTTGATTTCAACCGTGGGGACGAATTTCAGCTGGATGAGAGCTATGGGGGGATTCGCGAGGCGAACCTGAACTCCAATGGAAGCGATCCCAGCTTCATTCGTCCGCTGCTGGCCTTCGAGACTTTTCGTCGGGTGGGCGTGCCTGCCTGCCTTTCCTTCAATGTGCTGATGCGGGTGAACAACAAGCAGGACCGGGTGGCGGTCTGGGTCGAGCAAGTCGATCAGCGGTTTTTGGAGCGGAACGGTTTGGATCCCGAAGGCGCCCTTTACAAGATGGTTCAGCGAGGAAGCCTGGATCCCGTCTTCAATGACTCCACCGATGGCGTGGAGAAGAAGACCCGGCAGAACGAATCCAATGCCGACCTCCAGGCTTTGGTTACGGGGATTCGGTTGAACAAGACTGCTGATGAGCGGGCTCTCTACATTTTCGACAACCTGAATCTCCCCGCGATGGTCAACTTTCTCGCGGTTCGCAGCCTGATCATGGACGCGGACGATGTGCGCAAGAACTTCTACGTGTATCGCGACTCAAACGGCACCAAGGAATGGTCCATTTTTCCGTGGGACAAGGATTGGTCCTTCGGGGTTGAAGGCGACGGAGGCCAGCACCTGCATCATCCGTTCTTTGGCGATCGCGCCCATTCCAAGGACAATGCGGATCAGTGGAACGTGCTCTGGACGGTGCTGTTCAACGATCCGCGCCCTCGGGAGATGTACTTGCGCCGGTTGCGAACCCTGATGGACGATCTGCTGCAGCCGCCGGGAACTCCCTCCGCGACCGGCTTTTTTGAGCAAAGGGTTCGGTCTCTTTCCACCAACCTGTCGCGGCCGGGGCCGATCCCTGGCAATAGCGATGTTCTGAGCTATTTCCCCACCCGCCGAAACGACCTGTTTTCGCGTTACAATGTAGCTGGAGGCGGGACACCTCAGAACGCGGTCGTCCCTTTTGAGCAGCCTACTTCCGCAGATATCAGCTTCGGCGAGATCGAGTCCTTTCCCGCCTCTGGCAACCAAGACGAGGAGTATGTGCAATTGGTGAATCCGAATGGTTTTGCCTTGGATCTGAGCGGATGGAAGGTATCGGGTGGAATCGAATTCGAGTTTCATCCGGGCACGGTGATTGGGCCTTCCGAGACGATGTACTTGTCGCCCAACGTGGCGGCATTCCGAGCCCGAACCACTGGGCCGCGGGGCGGTCAGGGCCTGTTTGTTCAAGGCAACTATTCCCGACGCCTTTCGGCTCGCGGGGAGTCGCTCCAGTTGACCGATCGGTACGGGCGGCTGGTGGCCGAGGCTCAGAGTGCGGTGCGTCCCACTGTGGCGCAGCAGCATTTGCGCGTGACCGAGATCATGTATCATCCCCCCGCGCCGCCCGTGAACAGCGCCTTCACTCGTGAGGATTTCGAGTACATCGAGCTGACTTACACCGGCTCCAGTCCGCTAGCCCTCGCGGGATTTCAGTTCACCCGTGGAATCCAATTTGACTTTACCACCAGCTCCATCCCGGTCATCCCGGCTGCTTCCGTGTCGGCGCCTGAAACCTTGCTCTTGGTCAAGAATCGAGCGGCTTACGAAAGCCGGTACGGCTCGTCGGCGCGCATCGCTGGCCAGTACGAAGGGCTGCTGGATGACAGCAGCGAGGTGCTTCGACTTGAGGAGGCGACCGGTGAGGTGATCGCTGAGTTCGAGTATCGGGACGAGTGGTATCCAGTGACCGACGGAGCCGGGTTGGCTCTGGCCGCGAACCCAGCGGCTGGCGGGGCGGTCACTCCGAGCTTGAAGGCCTACTGGATTCCAACTCCGATAGAAACCCACCGCCCGGGCACTGCTCAAGATCCCGCATCGCCGGTGATACCGGCCGTCTTCGTCAACGAGTTGCTCGCCAATCCCGGATCTGCGGGAGTCGATCGGGTCGAGCTGTACTCGCCCCAAGGGGCAGACATCAGCGGTTGGTTCCTGACCGACGACCTCCAAGATCCTAAAAAGTACCGAGTGCCGAACAATACCGTAATCCCTCCGGGCGGTTTCTGGACTGCGGTCGAGGATCAGTTTAACGCGGGGCCGAACCGGTTCTCCTTCAGCTCCGCAGGGGAGGAAGTGTATCTCGTAGCGGCCAACCTTGCGGGCGCCGTGCTCCCGTGGGCGCACGGATACGATTTCGGCGCCTCGGCGCCAGGAGTATCCTTCGGACGATTTCTAGCCTCAACCGGTGATGATTCCTTTGTTGCGCAATCGACAACCTCGTTCGGGCAGGCGAATGCCGGCCCACAGGTGGGACCTGTCGTTGTGAGCGAGGTGATGTTCCATCCGGTTGATTTGGCGGGGGGGCTGGACAACGGCGTTGATGAGTTCGTTGAGCTGAGCAACCTGTCGTCCTCGGCTGTCGCGCTGTTTGATCCTGCGGCCGCGACCAATCGTTGGGAGATCACGGGCGACATCCGTTTTACCTTCCCGTTGAACACCTCGCTCGCCGCCGGCAAGCGTCTCCTGCTGGTTAACTTTGATCCGCTGGTTTCCGTCTCGGTCGCCACCAGCTTTCGGCAGCGGTTTCAAGTGCCTGCGGACGTTCCGCTCTATGGCCCATATGGTGGCCGGCTCGATAATTCGGCGGGCCGGATTTCTCTGCGCAAGCCCGGGCAGGCGGCGACGAACGGAGTTCCGATGATTCTGGTCGATCGGGTGGATTATCAAGATGGGGGTGTTTGGCCTGCTGGGGCCGACGGAACCGGCGCCTCCCTTCAGCGGCTGGTGGAATCGGCGTTCGGGGATGACGCGTCGAACTGGATCGTGGCGGCCGCAACCGCCGGACAACCCTTGGGGAGCGGGACGCGGCCCGAGATCAGCCAGTTTTCCGCGCCTTTGATCACCGCGGCTGCTGGAACGGAGGTTCGGCTGGATGTGGTTTCTTCGGGGGAAGGGCCGCTTTCATACCGCTGGCGATTCCAGGGGCAGCCGCTGGCGGGTGCCACGAATGCTAGCCTGCAGCTCACCAACCTGCAGGCCCATCGGGCTGGGATATACGACGTCGTGGTCTACAATCGAAACGGGTCGCGTGTGAGCCCCGCCTCCGAAGTGGTGGTCGAGAATCGCGTGCGGATCCTGCTTTCCCCGCAGACAGTCAACACCGGACCAGGGACCAATGTTGTGTTTCGGGTGGCTGCGCTGGGGACGGGTGGCTTGCGCTATCGATGGCTGAAGGATGGCGTTGAGTTGCCGGGCAATGATTCTCCATCGCTGCTGCTTCCCGCGGTTCAAATGGCCGATGCGGGCAGCTATTCGGCTCGAGTTTCTGACGCCTCCGGCACGGTGGTGGACAGCTCGGCCGCGTTGCTCCGAGTTCTGTTAAAGCCCGTGGTTGTTTCTGCTCCCCAGAGCGTGACAGCGGTGGTGGGTGAGAACGTGACCTTGACCGCGGGTGCCAGCGGACAACCGCTGCCGCTGGTGTATCGCTGGCGGCGAGGCACCAGTGTATTCCTGACCACGACGAACAATGCGAACCAGGCATCGATTGTCTTGACCAATGTTCAACTCAGTCAGGCTGGTCGATACTCCGTCATCGTTACGAATTTGGCAGGTGCCTCCACAGCGAGCGCAGAGGCTGTGCTGACCGTGCTTCCGGACACGGATGCCGATGGGCTTCCGAACGACTGGGAAACCGCCTACGGGTTCGCCCCCGGCGGACCCAATGAGTCACTGGAGGATACCGATCAAGACGGGATGAACAATCGCAGTGAGTGGCTGGCTGGCACCCATCCGCGGAACGCCTCAAGCGTGCTGCGCCTCCGTCTCGAGCCCTTGGCCAACGGTGGTCAGCAGCTCCGGTTTACGGCAGCTTCCAATCACTCCTACACCCTGCGCATGCGCGGGGACCTATCGTCCGCCTCTTGGAATACCATCTCGAATGTGGTGGCGGGAACGGCGGACCGCGATCTCGCGATGGTGGACACCTATCCGGGGGCGTTGACCCGGTATTATCAAGTCGTCACTCCGTCACTCCCGGACACTCGCCTCGCTGGCCCGACTCTTGTGCAGGCGCCCGCCGATCTGCGTGTTGCACCTGGGAGCTCGTCGGGATTCAGCGTGCTCGCAACCGGGCAGGGCGTACTGCGGTATCAATGGTACTTTGAGAACAGCCTGATCCCAGGCGCTACTGGGTCGACGTTCCCCTTGAATGCGATTCAGCCGGCCGCTGCGGGCGTTTATCGAGTGACCGTGAGCGACCAGTTGGGAACGAAGAGTGCCAGTGCGCGGCTGGAAGTGGCGGCGCCTTGA
- a CDS encoding SDR family NAD(P)-dependent oxidoreductase, with amino-acid sequence MNFLVTGGAGFIGSHVCERLLRAGHHVSILDDLNSFYSPAIKRRNLEEITASGGSIQFIEGDLADRAKVDAVFAGTRFDQVIHLAARAGVRPSLQEPALYQRVNVEGTVNILEAARLSQVPKVTIASSSSVYGINSKVPFSEADPITTPISPYAASKLACEALGHVYHHVYGLDIIMLRFFTVYGPRQRPDLAIHKFAQLISQGKPIPVFGDGSSARDYTYVDDTVDGIMAATQHRFGYDVFNLGESQTVTLSRLIELLEQALGRKAIIDRHGAQPGDVPITYANIDKARSQLGYNPQVKIEAGISRFVEWFRKRA; translated from the coding sequence ATGAACTTCCTGGTAACCGGAGGAGCAGGTTTTATCGGCTCCCACGTTTGTGAACGCCTGCTTCGGGCCGGACATCATGTGTCTATCCTGGATGATCTCAACTCGTTCTACTCCCCCGCGATCAAGCGCCGAAATCTCGAGGAAATCACTGCCTCCGGCGGTTCCATCCAGTTCATCGAAGGCGATTTGGCGGACCGCGCCAAGGTCGACGCCGTGTTCGCGGGTACCCGCTTCGACCAAGTGATCCACCTCGCAGCGCGGGCGGGCGTTCGCCCCAGCCTGCAAGAACCAGCCTTGTATCAACGAGTAAACGTCGAGGGCACCGTCAACATTTTGGAGGCCGCGCGGCTGAGCCAGGTACCCAAGGTCACCATCGCGTCATCCTCCTCGGTTTACGGCATCAACTCCAAGGTCCCCTTCAGCGAGGCCGACCCGATCACCACTCCGATCTCCCCCTACGCGGCTAGCAAACTAGCCTGCGAAGCGCTGGGGCATGTGTACCATCATGTTTACGGTCTGGATATCATCATGCTCCGCTTTTTCACCGTCTACGGACCTCGCCAGCGTCCCGACCTCGCCATCCACAAGTTCGCGCAACTCATCTCCCAAGGGAAACCGATCCCTGTCTTCGGCGACGGCTCGAGCGCGCGCGACTATACGTACGTCGACGATACAGTGGATGGCATCATGGCCGCCACCCAGCATCGTTTCGGCTACGATGTATTTAACCTCGGCGAGTCCCAAACAGTCACGCTGAGTCGGCTGATTGAACTTCTGGAGCAAGCACTGGGTCGGAAGGCCATCATCGACCGTCACGGCGCCCAGCCTGGCGACGTGCCCATTACGTATGCCAACATCGACAAAGCGCGTTCCCAGTTGGGTTACAATCCGCAGGTGAAGATCGAAGCCGGCATCTCTCGATTCGTCGAGTGGTTTCGGAAGCGCGCGTAG
- the nusA gene encoding transcription termination/antitermination protein NusA: MNADLLAVLEFWEREKGINRDTLLAAVQESLLAAAKKAVGPARELRVQIDPKSGDIKAFAKMIVAEKVISKHDQMSVFDARRVKSDAVVGDEVEIEVTPAGFGRIASQYAKQSLMQHIRRAEKQLIFNEFKDRVGDIVSGVVRRFERSDVTIDLGKYEALLPNRERVPTEEYQVGERIRCYVKAVDNGPHGPEIILSRADPLFVQKLFQVEVSEIHDGTIEIKSIAREPGFRTKIAVYTRDEKVDPVGACVGLRGQRVKNIVRELNNEKVDIIRWSSNIRDFVTNALAPAKIKSFDMDEGRRRIKLVVGSDQLSQAIGKRGQNARLTSRLTGWQVDIEAEEAPVVALDDKFQAQFTEAVRVLAAIPGITAEQADALVHNGLASLEDLLQVEAADLAEIPQIGASAEAVLESARQEVARRTFKVGETSTV, from the coding sequence ATGAATGCCGACCTGTTAGCTGTGCTGGAATTTTGGGAGCGGGAGAAGGGAATCAACCGCGACACGTTGCTTGCCGCGGTTCAAGAGTCGTTGCTTGCGGCGGCCAAGAAAGCCGTGGGTCCGGCTCGGGAGCTTCGTGTCCAGATCGATCCCAAGAGCGGCGATATCAAGGCTTTTGCTAAGATGATCGTCGCCGAGAAGGTGATCTCGAAGCACGACCAAATGTCCGTGTTCGATGCCCGTCGTGTTAAGTCCGATGCCGTTGTCGGTGATGAGGTGGAGATCGAAGTGACTCCGGCTGGGTTTGGTCGGATCGCCTCCCAATATGCGAAGCAGTCGCTCATGCAGCATATTCGACGGGCGGAGAAGCAGTTGATTTTTAATGAGTTTAAGGATCGGGTCGGCGATATTGTAAGCGGCGTGGTGCGTCGTTTCGAGCGTTCCGATGTCACGATCGACCTTGGCAAGTACGAGGCGCTGTTACCCAATCGCGAGCGGGTCCCGACCGAGGAATATCAGGTAGGCGAGCGGATTCGCTGCTACGTGAAGGCGGTGGACAATGGACCCCATGGTCCGGAGATCATTCTGTCGCGGGCAGATCCTCTGTTCGTTCAAAAGTTGTTTCAGGTGGAAGTTTCGGAGATCCACGATGGCACCATCGAGATCAAGTCGATTGCCCGCGAGCCCGGCTTCCGCACGAAGATTGCCGTCTACACTCGCGACGAGAAGGTGGATCCTGTGGGGGCCTGCGTTGGATTGCGCGGGCAGCGCGTGAAGAACATTGTTCGCGAGTTGAACAATGAGAAGGTGGACATCATTCGGTGGTCCTCGAATATTCGGGACTTTGTCACCAATGCGTTGGCGCCGGCGAAGATTAAGAGTTTTGACATGGATGAGGGTCGTCGGCGTATCAAGCTGGTGGTGGGATCGGATCAGCTGTCGCAAGCGATCGGCAAGCGTGGACAAAACGCACGCCTGACTTCCCGTTTGACGGGTTGGCAGGTGGACATCGAGGCTGAAGAAGCTCCGGTGGTTGCTTTGGACGATAAGTTTCAGGCTCAGTTCACGGAGGCGGTGCGTGTGCTAGCGGCGATCCCGGGGATCACCGCTGAGCAAGCGGATGCCTTGGTGCACAACGGCTTGGCTAGTTTGGAAGATTTGCTGCAGGTTGAGGCGGCGGATCTGGCGGAAATTCCTCAGATCGGAGCTAGTGCTGAGGCGGTTCTGGAATCGGCGCGCCAAGAGGTGGCACGTCGCACATTCAAAGTGGGCGAGACGTCCACTGTATAA
- the infB gene encoding translation initiation factor IF-2 yields the protein MPVRIYDLAKKLGLESKELLTVAKELGISGARVASSSLDKITAEYLEEQVVARRPAGTVFTPTDAPAEAEPVSSSPPAVHTPVEPVIEVIKVIKETPPAPVPEPVAAVPAPIPEVVPVPEPQLVPVAAEATPALVASAKPLVASEKPAAEGPAVPEPVRPSAAAIPIVPPSVPSPAPVIPPAPVVPPAPPAGPRIGDKVGFIQLPTSGRSGRGNERSAPPPPVPQRGNLPPRPGMDRGRMQGGGYQNQNRPGMGNRPQGGPGAYRPQGGYQQNRPAPQSAGSQQGGVSVEGPTITIKPPIIVRELAEKMGIKPFRLIADLIDLKVMATVNQAIDETIAQRVCAKHGFRFEVEKRKTGTGVTAPKQELKLDQEDKPEDLRPRAPVVTIMGHVDHGKTSLLDMIRKADVAAGEAGGITQHIGAYTIAIPHPERPTEMAQITFLDTPGHAAFSSMRARGANVTDIVILVVAANDGVMPQTLEALSHAQAAKVPILVAVNKADHPNANPMKVRQQLQEKGLVPDEWGGTTLFVDVSALTGQGVPKLLEMILFQADLLELKANPNRLAKGNVIESGLEPGGPTATVLVRKGTLKLGEAVICGPFWGRVRALINEEGKRLKEAGPSVAVKVLGLNGVPEAGLEFSAIEDEKAAREVAEKRAEQARFDAQQQPSAKATLEDLFGRIEEANAKVLKVVIKADTQGSIEAIVEALRKIESDRVSLEIVHFAVGTITSNDATLASASHAIILGFHTRLDNGVSDLAKHEGVQIKLYSIIYELIDEVKKAMAGLLPPILRETVVGSAEIRKVFELSKGGNVAGCMVTNGRVIRGKLRVMRRKNRIYEGVSLSLRRFQDEVNEVRSGMECGIRLDGFNEFQVGDVIECYAVEKLAPEL from the coding sequence ATGCCCGTTCGCATTTACGACCTAGCAAAGAAACTTGGCCTGGAAAGCAAGGAACTGCTCACTGTGGCCAAGGAGCTAGGTATTTCTGGTGCCCGGGTCGCTTCTAGTTCTCTCGATAAAATCACCGCGGAGTATCTCGAAGAGCAGGTGGTCGCTCGGCGTCCGGCTGGAACGGTTTTCACCCCCACCGATGCCCCCGCTGAGGCCGAACCGGTTTCCAGCTCGCCCCCTGCTGTTCACACCCCAGTGGAGCCGGTAATCGAGGTGATTAAAGTCATCAAGGAAACGCCTCCGGCGCCGGTACCCGAGCCCGTCGCGGCCGTTCCTGCTCCGATTCCTGAGGTTGTCCCCGTTCCCGAGCCCCAGCTGGTTCCGGTTGCTGCCGAAGCGACTCCAGCTTTGGTGGCATCCGCTAAGCCTTTGGTTGCGAGTGAGAAACCGGCTGCTGAGGGGCCTGCGGTTCCTGAACCTGTCCGGCCCTCCGCGGCAGCCATACCCATCGTTCCGCCATCCGTCCCTAGTCCGGCGCCCGTGATTCCACCGGCGCCCGTGGTTCCGCCGGCTCCGCCGGCGGGTCCTCGAATCGGCGATAAGGTTGGGTTCATCCAGTTGCCCACTTCCGGTCGTTCCGGCCGCGGCAATGAACGTTCAGCTCCGCCTCCGCCGGTGCCGCAGCGTGGCAATCTGCCCCCGCGTCCGGGCATGGATCGTGGTCGGATGCAGGGTGGCGGCTACCAGAACCAAAATCGGCCCGGCATGGGCAACCGTCCCCAGGGCGGACCTGGTGCTTACCGTCCGCAGGGTGGCTATCAGCAAAATCGTCCCGCGCCGCAGTCGGCGGGTTCTCAGCAGGGGGGTGTTTCGGTGGAAGGTCCCACCATCACGATCAAGCCTCCGATCATCGTTCGAGAGTTGGCTGAGAAGATGGGCATTAAGCCTTTCCGCCTGATTGCGGACCTGATCGATCTCAAAGTGATGGCCACGGTAAACCAGGCCATCGATGAAACTATCGCCCAACGAGTTTGCGCCAAACACGGGTTTCGCTTCGAGGTAGAGAAGCGGAAAACCGGCACCGGCGTGACGGCTCCCAAACAGGAGCTGAAGCTGGATCAAGAGGATAAGCCGGAGGATCTTCGTCCGCGGGCGCCTGTAGTCACGATCATGGGGCATGTCGACCACGGCAAGACCTCCTTGCTGGACATGATTCGGAAAGCGGACGTCGCTGCCGGCGAGGCGGGCGGCATCACCCAGCACATCGGCGCTTACACCATCGCGATCCCGCATCCGGAGCGGCCCACCGAGATGGCTCAGATCACTTTCCTCGACACCCCGGGTCATGCCGCCTTCAGTTCCATGCGAGCTCGCGGTGCGAACGTCACTGACATTGTCATTCTGGTGGTGGCGGCGAATGACGGTGTGATGCCGCAAACTCTCGAAGCCTTGAGCCACGCTCAGGCGGCGAAAGTGCCGATCCTGGTGGCGGTGAACAAGGCCGATCATCCGAATGCCAATCCCATGAAGGTGCGCCAGCAGCTTCAAGAGAAGGGCTTGGTTCCTGACGAGTGGGGTGGCACGACCTTGTTTGTGGATGTCTCGGCGCTGACTGGCCAAGGGGTGCCCAAGCTGCTCGAGATGATTTTGTTCCAGGCCGACTTGCTCGAGTTGAAGGCCAATCCCAATCGCTTGGCGAAGGGGAATGTCATCGAATCCGGTTTGGAGCCAGGAGGTCCCACCGCCACTGTGCTGGTTCGCAAAGGCACTTTGAAGTTAGGCGAGGCCGTCATCTGCGGGCCTTTCTGGGGGCGGGTGCGCGCTCTCATCAACGAGGAGGGTAAGCGGCTCAAAGAGGCCGGCCCCTCCGTCGCGGTCAAAGTTCTCGGCTTGAACGGTGTTCCCGAAGCGGGACTGGAGTTCAGCGCGATCGAGGATGAAAAGGCGGCTCGCGAGGTTGCCGAAAAGCGGGCCGAGCAGGCTCGCTTTGACGCCCAACAGCAGCCTTCTGCCAAGGCGACCTTGGAAGATCTCTTCGGACGCATCGAAGAGGCCAATGCCAAGGTGCTCAAGGTGGTGATCAAGGCGGACACGCAAGGTTCGATCGAGGCCATCGTGGAAGCCTTGCGCAAGATCGAGTCGGATCGCGTCAGCCTCGAGATCGTGCATTTCGCGGTGGGTACCATTACCAGCAACGATGCTACACTGGCATCGGCCTCGCACGCCATCATCCTGGGATTCCATACCCGGCTCGACAACGGAGTGTCGGACTTGGCCAAGCACGAGGGGGTGCAGATCAAGCTTTACTCGATCATCTACGAGTTGATCGATGAGGTGAAGAAAGCCATGGCGGGACTTCTTCCGCCAATCCTCCGGGAAACCGTGGTGGGTTCGGCCGAAATTCGCAAAGTATTCGAGCTTTCCAAGGGCGGCAATGTGGCAGGTTGCATGGTAACCAATGGTCGCGTGATCCGGGGCAAGCTGCGGGTGATGCGTCGCAAGAACCGCATTTACGAAGGGGTATCGCTTTCGCTTCGACGTTTCCAAGACGAAGTCAACGAGGTCCGTTCGGGCATGGAATGCGGCATCCGGCTGGATGGGTTCAACGAATTCCAGGTGGGCGATGTCATCGAGTGCTACGCAGTCGAGAAGCTTGCCCCCGAGCTGTAA